CCCAGCAAGAAAAAAAACCGCCTGTCGCAGAAATCGCCTTTACGCCGCTAGCGCCGACTTTTTTGCCACCGGGCTTCAAACGAAAGTTTGTCCATAGTTGGGACGGCCACAACGGCCCGACCCTGCATGTGTTATACACGGACGGCTTTGCGGCGTTGTCGTTTTATCAACGCTTTCAAAATACAAAAGAAAAAGAATGGGCGGCGGCGAACGACATTGAATGCCCCAAAGTGAGGAAGTTTAATTTTCATGGGCGCGATTTATATATTCGCGACATTGATGATTTGCACATTGCCTCAATGGGAGATATTCACCCCTGTGAGATCGCCGAATCGCTCTGCAGTCTTGAAGCCAAACCCGAGCTGGTCAAACATTTAGACGACGATTGAATATCCTTCATCCGGTAATTGAGTACCGATGTTGATGGATCGCTTAATTTTGTTTAGGAAAACGTATTCCGGCATGTCAAAAATAGGCAAACCAAATCAGGCATGGGTGCAACTCTGGAAGCGCCTGTGCCTTTCGCAACGAAAGTGCAAATTATTTTGAGATGGCTTCAAGTATTTCTTGCGCCCCAAGAGGCCAATGTCATTGACTTAAGACTTTTAGCCCCCCTTTTTAAGGGGGGACGGCGCTGAAAGCGCCAGGGGGGATTTCAAAACAGCACAAACAAAGCGATACATTCAAACAATATTTCAAAGGCTGGCTTCATTTTATTCAGCCTGGGCTCGCCACCCCTTAAGTCAATCATATTGCCCAAGGGGCGGGGAATTAAACCCGAATTAGATTAAATCCAAATCAAAATAAAACCATTAACTCTCGATCGGCTTGGGCGCATGTTTCGCCAACACGTCGTCGACCGCTTCTCGGATGACCGAGTCAAGCGTACGCCCTTCATATTGGACTAATTCGGTGAGCATTTCGAGTTGAATGGACGTTAATTGAACCGTGTTGGCCTCATGCGAGGGGGGTTCGATAAAACAAATTTGGCTCTTGCCTTTTTGTTGCGCTAAATAGACCGCCTCCCGAAGCCCGCGAATGAGTTGACCGCGATGACTGGCGTCGTCAGGAAACCGCCCGGCGGCGACGCTCATGGTGATATGAATTTTAGGACGGGTGCGAATCGCATCAGCCATTGCGCAAAAACGCCGCTGCAATTCTTCGCCAAAGCGCGCGGCCTGTTCACGGTCAACGCTTGGCGCAACCAATAGAAATTCATTCACGCCGATGCAATCAATAAACACATCTTCGGGCGTCTGTTCCATCAACACGCCCAGGAGGCCGGAAGCCGCTTTTTTGAGCGCTTCGGGTTTGCGTTGCGCAAGCTCGGCGAACGAATCAATACAACAAAGAAAAAATGTAATAGATTGCTCTTCGTCCGCCGCCGAAGACAACAGGCGGTCAAGCGTCGCAGCGCTTTCGTCTTCATTCAAGCCGAGCGCAGCGTGCAGCAAATCAGTCACAGATTTAGAAAAAATCAGCTGAGCGCCCACAGGGTGCCTCCAAAGACAAAATCAAAATATTCAATTACTCGATTCAGTATATGCTTAGATGATAAATATTAAACACTTGCAGTGTTAAATTATGATAAGGGCGTAATGAAATACTGTATCGTAATGAAGCAGCATTTCATTATATTCGAGGTTTGGTTGTCGCTGAAAGAGAACGCCATTTTATCATAAAAAATATTCGGAGTTCTGGCGGATAGGGCAAAACACCGATATGCTATCGTCGATCCATTTTCATGAGGGTGAAGATGAAGTTTCACGAGCGGTTAAAACAAACCCGAAAACGACGATACGGCGCCAAAGAAGGCGATGAAGAAGAAGACCCAAAGCCCAAAGGCCCGAATTGTCACAATTGCGTCAGTTTTGAAATTACTTGGGATTTTAAATTCCCCTACGGCTGCAAAGCAATGGGCTTCAAAACCCGAAAAATTCCTACCATGGAAGTGTATGAAGCCTCCGGCTTTCATTGCCAGAAGTTTCAACCCAAAAATAAAAAAAAGTAATGGCGTGTCAAGCGATTCTACTTTACGGAGCAAGCCGCTCGATCTTCCAGCCGCCGTCGTCTTGTTTGATGTATAACAAACGGTCATGTAAGCGGTTTGATCGGCCTTGCCAAAACTCAATTGCGCGGGGAACCACCCGGTATCCGCCCCAAAACGGCGGCCGGGGAATATCGCCGTCTTCACATTCCGTCTCGATTTTTTGATATGCGTCTTCTAACTCTTTGCGGTCGGCAACCACTTTACTTTGCGGCGAGGCCCAAGCGCCCAGGCGGCTTCCTATTGGGCGAGAATAAAAATATTCATCTGATTCTTTTGGGGATAGATGTTTTATATCCCCTTCGATGCGCACCTGGCGTTCTAGCGCTCCCCACCAAAAAACCAAAGAGGCTTTGGGATTAGCGTCAAGTTCTCTCGCTTTACGGCTTTCGTAATTGGTGAAAAATGAGAACCCGTCTGCGTCGACGGATTTCAATAGTACCATGCGGGCGGAAGGCGCACCATCCAGGCTCGCAGTTGCCAGCGTCA
This Candidatus Hinthialibacter antarcticus DNA region includes the following protein-coding sequences:
- the pdxH gene encoding pyridoxamine 5'-phosphate oxidase yields the protein MGQSGNEREQNPGVRSLVEADAHLDAIEQFTVWFEEAKTHNAYDATAMTLATASLDGAPSARMVLLKSVDADGFSFFTNYESRKARELDANPKASLVFWWGALERQVRIEGDIKHLSPKESDEYFYSRPIGSRLGAWASPQSKVVADRKELEDAYQKIETECEDGDIPRPPFWGGYRVVPRAIEFWQGRSNRLHDRLLYIKQDDGGWKIERLAP
- a CDS encoding diguanylate cyclase, whose amino-acid sequence is MGAQLIFSKSVTDLLHAALGLNEDESAATLDRLLSSAADEEQSITFFLCCIDSFAELAQRKPEALKKAASGLLGVLMEQTPEDVFIDCIGVNEFLLVAPSVDREQAARFGEELQRRFCAMADAIRTRPKIHITMSVAAGRFPDDASHRGQLIRGLREAVYLAQQKGKSQICFIEPPSHEANTVQLTSIQLEMLTELVQYEGRTLDSVIREAVDDVLAKHAPKPIES